GACTTTTCCTGCTACCAAAAATCATCTCCTTAGATTGGGGCCTCCTTTGTCCACATGTTACTCAAGGACAGCCCCACCTGTCATGGTTAGCTGTCAGCAGGGACACAGGCCACATTTTGGGGTGTCCTTTCTAAACATGCCCCCCCTAACAGTTTAGGAGGACTTAGTATCATTCCAATGCTACATTTGTATAATTTAAGCTCTCAAGGACACTGGAATGCCCAAGACCAGACAAAGAAGAGAACTAGCAATGAAAATTAATCTAGCAAGCCCAAAGAAAAAGACTCTCCCCGAAAGCAAAAGCCATTCTCACTTTAACTCTACATGGTATGCAAGGTTGGGAATGGACTTTACCTGTTAAGAAAAAGGGCTTTTGAGTTAGATAAAATAGGCAAAGGGTTCAAAGGAAGACCCAACATTTAAAGAGACGTAGAAATTATAGGGGGTAGGGTGGGAGGGGATCCTGGTTGAAGAAAAGTAGAGTGCTGTCCCTTATCTAAAGGTCCAGGGAAGGGGGATGACAAGAAACCAAGTGTGAGGGAAAGAGTCACTTAGAAAGTTAGACACCCTAATTCTAGTTCTAGCTCTTGCCAGTAACTCAGCATGATTTTGAGATGATACAGACTTCAGTATCTTTGTCTGTAAAATAGGGGCAAGTGGTTTGTTTAACCAGGTGCCTGATATGGTCCTATAATATTATATCCCACATTTGTGAATCATGGGATATAATTATAAGATATTGAGGAGGGGGCTGGAGGACCTCATCATAAGGAATCAACTTTCAGCCACACACTATTCTCACCCACGCTGGTTCCCCCACCAACCCCCCATCCCATCCCCCCACAGGGGGCCACCAAAGGGCCTCATGCTTAtcaggcaagaactctaccactgagccacatccccagccctcagcctcaTCTCTAATGAAagagtcacatatatacacattctcACATATATAAACAGTAGCTGATGATTTCACCCCAAGCAGCAAGGacacataatagaaaaaaataaatattgttgatACCTTGTTCCGATCATTGGAGGAGAAGGGCCCTGAAGATGTAACTTGGAGGGACTTCATGGTCAGAGGAGAAGGATCCTCCTGTTTGATAATAGCTATCACTTTGCTGTTCcctccccaaatccaaaggcagCCAGGTCTTTGGAAGAAATCAGTCTCTCACACCCACCCTCCAACACCAACTCACCTGCAGCAAAAACAAAAGTGTAAAGAccttgaagggaaaaaaaacacccTAGTTAGCCATCATTAAGTGAACAGAATCTATCACCCCTGAGATTGCTTTGGATGAGGCAGCTGGAATcacatgcctcagtttccctgaatGCTACCAATTGTTCTGAAAGTACTTGTTTGGGACCAGCCCCCATCAAAAGTTGCTTAGGTTTGCCATCTGGGTGAAAAGGGGGAACTAGTTTGTCCacccttttctttctgtgtttttatgGTTATTTCCAAATTGTTTAAGCAATCTCATCATGAGAGTGAGCCAGGAAGCTACCATCCCCAAGTAAGAATTCAAATCGGGAAAAGGGTTACGACGCAAGTGGAGGGTTCCAAATTATGCTAGAGGACCTACAAACAGACTCACACCACTCCCCGCACACCAAGAATCATCTCCCAACCATTCATGCACTGGACACTTGCACTGCCTCTCCTAGCAGAGATAGCTGGGGCAATTGGGGAAGTGGAGGACATTCGCCTCCCATCAACCTGGAATCCTTGGTTAAaagatactaaaaataaattagtaaacatTGCtgtttacagaaatagaaatcaTTTCTGTTTCCAAAGGCCTCTCACCATCCCAGTCCTGGACATTTCCAAGACCACCACCCCTGTCACCCTCTCCAAGGTCCGCCCTGGTGGGTGGGTGAGGCACCCAAGTCCTTTAAGACTGGGAGTTCCTCAGGCATCTGAGAATTTCAGTTCTCTGGTTCCTGGGAAGAGAGAATCTTCAGTACTCTGGAGAGTACCAGAGTTCATCCCTTCTCACCAGTTCCTGGGGGTTGTCTTGATCAACCCCTCCTTTTTGGATGATATTTGTGTTGCAAGAATTCCCGTTATTTTCTGGCTCCCAGTCCCTCCCAGAGTCCAACATGCCCACCTGGAACCACCCTCAGAGCGGAGGAACCAGTCTGTGCCTTGGTCTAATGACTTTGATAAAAGAGGGATGGGCAGAGAGAAGGCAGGGAAAATGGTCTGGGAGATCGTCCTGGGGGGATAACTGACAGCAATGACTGTCCTACAGGCTGGTAGGGAGGCTGGGCTCCTGGCCAGAGCCAGAACCGGAGCCAGAGCCGGAGCAGGAGCTTTCCACCACGGTGGTGGGTTGCGGGTAGTCGCGGGGAGTGCGACGACGTCCCCGGTACTCAATCATGTCAGGATGATAAGTTGGGTGGCGGCGAGCGTGCTTGGTCAAGTGGTCGCTCCTGGAGAACTGCTTGGGGCAGAGGGGGCAGGAGAAGCGCTTTTCACCCGTGTGCGTCCTGTAGTGGCGGGCCAGCTCGTCGGAACGCGTAAACTTCTTGTCGCAGTCGAGCCAGTCGCAGGAGAAAGGGCGCTCACCCGTGTGGGTACGCTGGTGGGACTTAAGGTGCGATGACTTGTAATAGGCTTTGTTGCAGCCAGTGAAGGAGCATTGATGTCGCTTGGCCGCAGGTGTTACTGGCCTTCTCCGGGACATCTGACCTGCTGCGGGTGCGGGGCCAGCCTCTGGGGCCCCTCCAGACACCCCTCCGTCGTCGTCGAGCGCTCCCGGGTCGGCTGGCGCACTTGGGACGGCAGGCGAGCCGGAGGAGCTCGCGGGCTCGGAGAACGCGTCTGCACCGGAGGCTGAGGCCGGCTCGGAACCCTGGGTCGGGCTGGAGCACTGGGTCGGGTCGGAGGAGCCAGACGAGTCGCGCAGAGCTTCCCCCGAGTTCTCCCCGTAGCCCTCCCCGAAGCTGCCGCGCAAATCAGCCAAGACGCTTGCAGCCAGCAGGTGGGGCGCGGCGCCACCCGCGCCGGGGCTGGGGGCGGGAACCTGGGGGAGCAGGGGGACCGACGCGGGCCCTGGTGGCCCCGGACCCGGCAGAGCGCACTCCGGCGGCGCCGCACCCACCTCCGAGCCAGCGGCTCCGCCCGCGCCCTCGGGGTCCGGCGGGCGGCGGTGAACCACGGCGCCCGCGGACATGGACACCAGGCACTCGGCGGCGAAGTAGTCCATGCACGCCACGGCTGCCGACATGCTGGGACCGCTCGGCAGCCGGCGAGCGCCGTCAGAGCGCGGCCGGCCGCGAGCGAGAGAGTTCCCGGGAGCGTCCGTCCCGCAGCCTAGGAGCGAGAAGCAGGAGGCCGGGTGcgcgccgcccgccgcccgccgccgccgccgccgcccgtgCCGAGCCCGCCCCGCCTGACGCGCCCCTGACGCACCGGAGCCCGCGGGGGCGCCGGGGACCCGCCCCGGCCGGCAGGACACCCCCGGAATGCGCGGCCCACCGGGCTAAGTCATTTTTAACAGCCTAAGAAATTATCTTGTCTTCGCGTTCTTTCTTCTGCTGGTGAGCCAGGTAATTTTAATAAAGCGAAAACTCCCCGATCGTAACTTCTGGGCAGCCTGCCGGCTTGGCCCCCCCGCGCCGGCTGGTCCTCCGCCAGCTGGGTGTCCGGCGGAGTccgagaaactttttttttaaggggaaaaaaaatgctaataccTGACTTGTCTTTCGATTCATAATTGCGATTGTTGGCTAAGTGGTCTGGAATTACATTTCACTCCCGTTCTCCGCTCTCAGACCAAATTGAAAATATCCCCAAGTCtgcatcaaggaaaaaaaaaagttttcccatTTAGCAGTTCAACTGTTAATCCAGGGTCGGTGGCAATTCCCTAAATAGATCCACTACGTAGCTATTAATTAATAGCATTTTGAACCAGAAACATTTTAACCTTGGAAAAGCGAAGAATCCTCTCATGGTTGAAATTGAAACTTAAAATCCTTTGAGTAACGATTTAACTATTCAACCAACGAAAGAAAAATGCATGTTTAAACTGCATTAACCTGTCACAGGCATACAAACAAATTTCCACgctgaaatataaattatagacTAGCAGCGagataaacacattaaaatggaCTCCCACAATTTTAATAATAGAAAGTCACGTTTCCAATTAGGCAacatcttgtattttttcttttggcaaaaattaagaataagaaaacacaGCAAATGATATAGAATGCTCATATGGTGTTTTATGATTGTggaggcttttcttttttataatcaaaTATGTGAATAATTTCTTTTACCTGTGTTCATTGCTCTCATTTGCTTTCCTCTTTTttagtctttaaaattaaaaaacacatagAAAACAAACAGGATCATTTCTAAAAACAGTCATATCACAGTTTGGCTTGTGCACAAGCTTTACTTTTATATTACTGaattatgtgcattttatttgTAACTCTTcagtactttttcttttgaaaattaaaaaatacagatgcaTCAGGAATAACACACATGTTCATGTTATTTACTGATCAGATTAATCAAATGtgatatttttgtcatatttgcttcagattttgaaatttatattaaacATTAGAGAGTTGCATGTCACTTTACTTTTCTCCCCAGTCACATTCACCTTTCTACCCCCTTTATTTCCCTAGGTGATCAGTATTATAAAGTATGTGTTCTGTCAGCATTTGTTATTATACTTTTATTACTCAGTTAcctatatatgtaaatatatatttatgaccATGTTtatgtacttaatttttttatgaatggGACAGTAGTGTACATGTCATTTTGTAACCTGCTTTTCTCCCTCAATGTGATTTTTGTGAACTAGCCAGGTTAACATCTATAggatttactttattcatttcatCAGTTTTAAAATAGTATTGTTAGGTCTATTATTTTTAAGGAGAttccactttaaaaatgaaaatgtttgctAAAGTTGCTTGCCTCAAATTTTCAGATGATTAACAACCtacacattaaaattttataagagaTAAAATTATATCTCTTATAAAATAGAGATAGATAGGATTCTTTACTGGCtgctttgattttattatttagaaaaagctAAAGATATTTAATAGTGCAGAGATAATATTATAGGTCCCCATGTACCTGTCTCATACAATTAATCAATGTTACCATTTGTCTTATTTGCTTCAGATCTGTTTTTTAATTGAACTATTTAACATTTCTGATAAAATCAAAGTCCCCTTGCATTCCTCCCTGGTACCCTTCTCCACCCTTTTCCCCAAAGGCAAACACTATCATGAATTTGGTATGCAACTTTCCAATCTAGGTTTTACACTTTTACTGCATGTGAATCCATATGGAATATTGctttgaatgatttttaaaatctacataCGTGGTATTACACTATACATGACAttctatggctttttttttcttcttcatggtatttttttcttcatgttcatAAATATAGATCcagttcattcattttaattgctATATTGTAGATCCATGCATATGAATGTGCCGTGTTTATTCATGCCCCTATTGATGAATATTTCAGCTGCTGCCAGCATCTTGGTATTACTTGTACATGTTTTCCTTGCACATATGTGAGAATTTCTCTATGTGTTCTACCTGGATGGGGAATTACTGGGCTGCACACACATTTTCAGTTTTATCAGGCTGCCAAATGGTATTCTAGTTTGTGCACCCACCAGAGTATAGGTGAGGTGTTTCcctcagatgacattaaataCTGTCTAGATTCTTATTTCTGccaatttggtttttaaataacCCAGTATCTTGTTTTATTTGAGTTTCCCCCACTGCTGGTGAggttgagcttttttttttttcaatatatttattggcTGTTGACATTTCTGAATTTGTGATCTGTTTGTTCACAGTCTTCCTTCATTTGTCCAGTAAGCTGTATGTGTTCTTATCTTTTATCTTCTTGACGTGTAGGAGTTTGTGTGCATAaccattaaatattttgtatcagTCTGTAGtttgtcttttaacttttgaTGTCTTTTGTTGccatagaaaaaattaaatgtagcCCTATTCATTGATGTctctttttaaatagtttgtaTCACTTGTATATTATTAAAGAAACTTCTCTACACCTAATGTATGAAGACAGCCTCTTATATCTTTTTCCTTAGTGTTTGAAAGTTTTGCTTTCCACATGTGAAATTGATCCATCTGGGACTTATCTTTACAAATGGTGTAAAACAGGAATTTAATTTtactccttccttctcccccaaTATAGAAAGGCTATTGTGACCTGATTTACTGAACAGTCTTCATCTCCCTATTAATGTGTAATGCCACCATGACTGCAAATTAAATTTCCATATATATTCATGGATATGTTCCTAGTTTGTCCTTTTCTGTGGATCAAACCAATTCTAATTACTACACCACACTAATTACTATGGTTTTATAATAAGACTTGATGTGCAGAAGGGCATGCCCCTCTGTCCACTTTAAAAATGGGTCTGGCTAATTTGGGACTTATCCTCTTCTAGACCAACTTTAGGGTCAGTTTGTCAAGTTCCTAAGAAAAACTTTATTTAGTCTTTTGCTGAGTTAaatttaaggttagatttagggacCTGTGACATCTTTATAAAATTGAATACTCCAACACATGAatattattctgatttttaaatatcctttGTAACATTTTAGAGTTTGTTTACAAAATGCCCATATTGCTTTGCTATTTTCCCCTAGTTACTGTGCAGCTTTTGTT
This is a stretch of genomic DNA from Ictidomys tridecemlineatus isolate mIctTri1 chromosome 2, mIctTri1.hap1, whole genome shotgun sequence. It encodes these proteins:
- the Klf14 gene encoding Krueppel-like factor 14, encoding MSAAVACMDYFAAECLVSMSAGAVVHRRPPDPEGAGGAAGSEVGAAPPECALPGPGPPGPASVPLLPQVPAPSPGAGGAAPHLLAASVLADLRGSFGEGYGENSGEALRDSSGSSDPTQCSSPTQGSEPASASGADAFSEPASSSGSPAVPSAPADPGALDDDGGVSGGAPEAGPAPAAGQMSRRRPVTPAAKRHQCSFTGCNKAYYKSSHLKSHQRTHTGERPFSCDWLDCDKKFTRSDELARHYRTHTGEKRFSCPLCPKQFSRSDHLTKHARRHPTYHPDMIEYRGRRRTPRDYPQPTTVVESSCSGSGSGSGSGQEPSLPTSL